In the Setaria italica strain Yugu1 chromosome VI, Setaria_italica_v2.0, whole genome shotgun sequence genome, one interval contains:
- the LOC111257707 gene encoding uncharacterized protein LOC111257707, producing the protein MSPPPGQPCGLPQSPHQHRATRSKNSRWHYRRRWEELPPDLLGLVLHLLPSLADRVHLRTICHPWRIGAQPQRHKPLPLLLPWLALIDGTLVDLHGTPVRCAPILHEGVFCYLSVDNLAFLMHGDGGCSLMNPLSSLTLHLPKLAPAVSRALENLAYDQSYVRKTHAKVILSLPLDLTPNPLVAIIIKDGFSLAISPSMDYDAISISLPPERPGGLPTMMISDISFFHGELYTLTVYEGFTSSTSMSMASASQISFISASRTTPSNTKYTVPTISGSSKYTLKELGVIQNTW; encoded by the exons atgtcgccgccgcccggccagcCCTGCGGCCTGCCTCAATCCCCCCACCAGCACCGCGCTACGAGATCCAA GAACAGCAGATGGCACTACCGTCGTAGGTGGGAAGAGCTCCCGCCGGACCTCCTGGGCCTCGTcctccatctccttccatcCCTCGCCGACCGCGTCCACCTCCGCACCATCTGCCACCCCTGGCgcataggcgcccagccccagCGGCACAAGCCGCTGCCACTGCTGCTCCCGTGGCTCGCCCTCATCGATGGAACCCTCGTCGACCTCCACGGCACTCCCGTCCGCTGCGCGCCCATCCTCCACGAGGGCGTCTTCTGCTACCTCTCCGTCGACAACTTGGCCTTCCTCATGCACGGCGATGGTGGATGCTCTCTCATGAACCCTCTCTCCAGCCTCACGCTCCATCTGCCCAAGCTGGCCCCTGCTGTGAGCCGAGCGCTCGAAAATTTAGCTTATGATCAGTCCTACGTCCGAAAGACGCACGCTAAGGTGATCCTGTCCTTGCCACTCGATTTGACGCCAAATCCCCTTGTTGCGATCATAATTAAGGATGGATTCAGCCTTGCTATCTCTCCTTCCATGGATTATGATGCGATCAGCATTAGCTTGCCTCCGGAGAGGCCTGGGGGCCTTCCAACGATGATGATCAGTGATATTTCCTTCTTCCACGGGGAGCTCTACACCCTCACTGTCTATGAAGGCTTCACATCATCAACCTCGATGTCGATGGCCTCAGCAAGCCAAATTTCTTTTATCAGTGCATCGCGGACGACCCCAAGCAACACCAAATATACAGTACCTACCATCAGTGGCAGCAGCAAATATACTTTGAAGGAGTTGGGCGTGATTCAGAATACTTGGTGA
- the LOC101775039 gene encoding GDP-fucose transporter 1: protein MAKQAYATSSLVVGYGLCSSLLAIINKYAITKFSYPGLLTALQYLTSVVGVWLLGKLGFLYHDPFNFQTAKKFAPAAVVFYLAIFTNTHLLKHANVDTFIVFRSLTPLLVAIADTTFRKQPRPSKLTFMSLVIILGGAVGYVMTDSAFTLTAYSWALAYLITITTEMVYIKHMVTNLGLNTWGFVLYNNLLSLLMAPVFGLLTGEHLSVFRAIESRGQSWFELDAFVAVSLSCVFGLLISFFGFAARKAISATAFTVTGVVNKFLTVAINVMIWDKHASVFGLVCLLFTLAGGVLYQQSVTIKGNSPAQREVAAKQGTDDNDTAGLDEENQRLVSSPKVV, encoded by the coding sequence ATGGCAAAGCAAGCCTATGCAACGAGCAGCCTGGTGGTGGGCTACGGGCTGTGCTCCAGCTTGCTGGCCATCATCAACAAGTACGCCATCACCAAGTTCAGCTACCCAGGCCTCCTGACCGCCCTGCAGTACTTGACATCAGTGGTCGGTGTGTGGCTACTCGGAAAGCTTGGCTTCCTCTACCATGATCCCTTTAACTTCCAGACTGCCAAGAAGTTTGCACCGGCTGCAGTTGTCTTCTACCTTGCCATCTTCACCAACACCCACCTCCTGAAGCACGCCAATGTCGACACCTTCATAGTGTTCAGATCCCTGACACCGCTTCTGGTGGCTATTGCTGACACCACATTCCGGAAGCAGCCGCGTCCTTCCAAGCTCACATTCATGTCCTTGGTGATTATTCTGGGAGGCGCAGTTGGCTATGTGATGACAGATTCGGCATTCACCCTCACTGCATACTCATGGGCACTCGCTTATCTGATCACTATTACTACTGAGATGGTGTACATCAAGCACATGGTGACCAACTTGGGGCTGAATACCTGGGGCTTTGTGCTCTACAACAATCTGCTTTCGCTGCTAATGGCACCGGTGTTTGGGCTTTTGACAGGGGAGCACTTGTCAGTCTTCAGAGCCATTGAATCAAGAGGACAGAGCTGGTTTGAGCTTGATGCCTTTGTGGCAGTTTCATTGTCCTGTGTGTTTGGTCTGCTCATCAGCTTCTTTGGTTTCGCTGCAAGGAAGGCAATCTCCGCCACAGCATTCACAGTGACAGGGGTGGTCAACAAGTTCCTCACTGTCGCAATCAATGTGATGATTTGGGACAAGCATGCAAGCGTGTTTGGTTTAGTTTGCTTACTCTTCACTCTCGCCGGTGGAGTGCTCTATCAGCAGTCAGTTACAATAAAAGGGAATTCCCCAGCACAACGAGAGGTGGCAGCTAAGCAAGGTACAGATGATAATGACACGGCCGGGTTGGATGAGGAGAACCAAAGGCTGGTTTCATCTCCAAAGGTTGTCTGA
- the LOC101775990 gene encoding putative methyltransferase NSUN6 isoform X3: MDSSSSSPSPSAAPPAAVDAGRYTFSPKLRWQPEVEEYFAAAYGRDRFARISEALAHPSRYSCIRVNTLKSSTDTVMQKLMDLVCENGVSDGINGLEIVEQNGGDQSHERSSLIQKCPYAGLENVLFVQGSGPHVLHYNSQPDQSVKEIIVSRKCAESVLRGAQVYVPGVLACSSHVEKGDKVAVSVAVEQPVKDGGWAVGVTRGTVLQGLQTDAHYEERKGLYIGQGTAAMSRSGIFRVPHGIAVEMTERVYKLPSFNDVLEGEIFLQNLPSVVAACVLDPQPGERILDMCAAPGGKTTAIAILMRDKGEVVALDRSHNKVMDILKLASEMDLNCIKAYKLDALKSVRKTDEATVVGMADGHCEAIKTLAEDSDPCHATVDDRATNVVEDSSTTTVAQSDGKNPESKRYVSKAELRKNLRRMKNGPGRNNCSGGRVEKSKGFFPNSFDRVLLDAPCSALGLRPRLFAGEETLESLKTHARYQRRMFDQAVKLVRPGGVIVYSTCTINPGENEALVRYALDTYKFLSLASQNPKVGGPGIVGSYELFNKTYTEEWLTEHEAELVQRFDPSSPVDTIGFFIAKFNVGEKED; the protein is encoded by the exons ATGgactcgtcgtcctcctccccctctccctcggcggcgccgccggccgccgtcgacgcGGGGCGGTACACGTTCAGCCCGAAGCTGCGGTGGCAGCCGGAAGTGGAGGAGTACTTCGCCGCCGCGTACGGACGGGACCGATTCGCCCGCATCTCCGAGGCCCTCGC GCATCCTTCTCGTTATTCTTGTATTCGTGTCAATACTCTCAAGTCTTCCACTGATACTGTCATGCAAAAACTTATGGACCTAGTATGCGAAAATGGGGTCTCTGATGGAATCAATGGCTTGGAGATTGTTGAGCAGAATGGCGGAGACCAATCACATGAACGGAGCTCTCTAATCCAGAAGTGCCCCTATGCTGGCCTTGAAAATGTTTTGTTTGTTCAGGGATCAGGACCACATGTGTTGCATTATAATAGCCAACCAGACCAATCTGTTAAGGAAATAATTGTAAGTCGAAAATGTGCAGAGTCAGTTCTTCGAGGTGCCCAG GTGTATGTCCCTGGTGTTTTAGCCTGTAGTTCACATGTTGAAAAGGGCGATAAGGTTGCTGTGTCAGTTGCTGTTGAGCAGCCAGTCAAGGATGGTGGTTGGGCTGTGGGTGTAACACGAGGAACCGTTTTACAGGGATTGCAGACAG ATGCACAttatgaagaaagaaaaggctTGTACATTGGTCAAGGGACTGCTGCAATGTCAAGATCTGGAATATTTCGTGTTCCTCATGGGATTGCAGTAGAGATGACTGAGAGGGTATACAAGCTCCCATCTTTCAATG ATGTGCTTGAAGGGGAGATATTTCTTCAAAATTTACCAAGTGTTGTGGCTGCTTGTGTTCTTG ATCCCCAGCCGGGAGAGCGAATACTAGATATGTGTGCAGCTCCAGGAGGAAAAACAACAGCAATTGCTATCCTTATGAGGGATAAAGGAGAAGTTGTTGCCCTTGATAGATCTCACAATAAG GTGATGGATATTCTGAAGTTGGCTTCAGAGATGGACTTGAATTGTATTAAAGCTTATAAACTTGATGCCCTCAAATCTGTACGGAAGACTGATGAGGCAACAGTTGTTGGCATGGCTGATGGTCACTGTGAAGCAATTAAGACATTGGCTGAGGACTCTGACCCTTGCCATGCCACAGTAGATGACAGAGCTACTAATGTAGTTGAAGACAGCTCAACAACAACAGTGGCGCAGTCTG ATGGCAAAAACCCAGAATCCAAAAGATATGTTAGTAAGGCAGAACTAAGGAAGAATTTAAGGCGGATGAAGAATGGACCAGGAAGAAATAATTGCTCTGGTGGTAGAGTTGAGAAGTCAAAGGGATTTTTTCCTAATAGCTTTGATCGAGTCCTCCTTGATGCTCCATGCTCTGCACTTGGCTTGAGACCTCGGCTCTTTGCTGGTGAG GAAACTCTAGAGTCGCTGAAAACTCATGCAAGGTATCAGAGGAGAATGTTTGATCAAGCTGTCAAGCTAGTTCGCCCAGGTGGGGTGATTGTTTATTCCAC GTGTACTATAAATCCTGGAGAGAATGAGGCCTTGGTGAGATATGCATTGGATACCTACAAATTTCTGTCACTGGCATCACAG AACCCAAAAGTTGGAGGGCCTGGTATTGTTGGTTCATATGAGCTATTCAACAAGACATATACCGA GGAATGGTTGACAGAGCATGAAGCTGAACTTGTTCAGAGGTTCGATCCATCTTCACCAGTGGATACCATTGGTTTCTTCATTGCAAAATTTAATGTCGGAGAGAAAGAGGACTAA
- the LOC101775990 gene encoding putative methyltransferase NSUN6 isoform X4, with product MDSSSSSPSPSAAPPAAVDAGRYTFSPKLRWQPEVEEYFAAAYGRDRFARISEALAHPSRYSCIRVNTLKSSTDTVMQKLMDLVCENGVSDGINGLEIVEQNGGDQSHERSSLIQKCPYAGLENVLFVQGSGPHVLHYNSQPDQSVKEIIVSRKCAESVLRGAQVYVPGVLACSSHVEKGDKVAVSVAVEQPVKDGGWAVGVTRGTVLQGLQTDAHYEERKGLYIGQGTAAMSRSGIFRVPHGIAVEMTERMCLKGRYFFKIYQVLWLLVFLVMDILKLASEMDLNCIKAYKLDALKSVRKTDEATVVGMADGHCEAIKTLAEDSDPCHATVDDRATNVVEDSSTTTVAQSETEQPFLIDGKNPESKRYVSKAELRKNLRRMKNGPGRNNCSGGRVEKSKGFFPNSFDRVLLDAPCSALGLRPRLFAGEETLESLKTHARYQRRMFDQAVKLVRPGGVIVYSTCTINPGENEALVRYALDTYKFLSLASQNPKVGGPGIVGSYELFNKTYTEEWLTEHEAELVQRFDPSSPVDTIGFFIAKFNVGEKED from the exons ATGgactcgtcgtcctcctccccctctccctcggcggcgccgccggccgccgtcgacgcGGGGCGGTACACGTTCAGCCCGAAGCTGCGGTGGCAGCCGGAAGTGGAGGAGTACTTCGCCGCCGCGTACGGACGGGACCGATTCGCCCGCATCTCCGAGGCCCTCGC GCATCCTTCTCGTTATTCTTGTATTCGTGTCAATACTCTCAAGTCTTCCACTGATACTGTCATGCAAAAACTTATGGACCTAGTATGCGAAAATGGGGTCTCTGATGGAATCAATGGCTTGGAGATTGTTGAGCAGAATGGCGGAGACCAATCACATGAACGGAGCTCTCTAATCCAGAAGTGCCCCTATGCTGGCCTTGAAAATGTTTTGTTTGTTCAGGGATCAGGACCACATGTGTTGCATTATAATAGCCAACCAGACCAATCTGTTAAGGAAATAATTGTAAGTCGAAAATGTGCAGAGTCAGTTCTTCGAGGTGCCCAG GTGTATGTCCCTGGTGTTTTAGCCTGTAGTTCACATGTTGAAAAGGGCGATAAGGTTGCTGTGTCAGTTGCTGTTGAGCAGCCAGTCAAGGATGGTGGTTGGGCTGTGGGTGTAACACGAGGAACCGTTTTACAGGGATTGCAGACAG ATGCACAttatgaagaaagaaaaggctTGTACATTGGTCAAGGGACTGCTGCAATGTCAAGATCTGGAATATTTCGTGTTCCTCATGGGATTGCAGTAGAGATGACTGAGAGG ATGTGCTTGAAGGGGAGATATTTCTTCAAAATTTACCAAGTGTTGTGGCTGCTTGTGTTCTTG GTGATGGATATTCTGAAGTTGGCTTCAGAGATGGACTTGAATTGTATTAAAGCTTATAAACTTGATGCCCTCAAATCTGTACGGAAGACTGATGAGGCAACAGTTGTTGGCATGGCTGATGGTCACTGTGAAGCAATTAAGACATTGGCTGAGGACTCTGACCCTTGCCATGCCACAGTAGATGACAGAGCTACTAATGTAGTTGAAGACAGCTCAACAACAACAGTGGCGCAGTCTG AAACAGAACAACCTTTTCTGATAGATGGCAAAAACCCAGAATCCAAAAGATATGTTAGTAAGGCAGAACTAAGGAAGAATTTAAGGCGGATGAAGAATGGACCAGGAAGAAATAATTGCTCTGGTGGTAGAGTTGAGAAGTCAAAGGGATTTTTTCCTAATAGCTTTGATCGAGTCCTCCTTGATGCTCCATGCTCTGCACTTGGCTTGAGACCTCGGCTCTTTGCTGGTGAG GAAACTCTAGAGTCGCTGAAAACTCATGCAAGGTATCAGAGGAGAATGTTTGATCAAGCTGTCAAGCTAGTTCGCCCAGGTGGGGTGATTGTTTATTCCAC GTGTACTATAAATCCTGGAGAGAATGAGGCCTTGGTGAGATATGCATTGGATACCTACAAATTTCTGTCACTGGCATCACAG AACCCAAAAGTTGGAGGGCCTGGTATTGTTGGTTCATATGAGCTATTCAACAAGACATATACCGA GGAATGGTTGACAGAGCATGAAGCTGAACTTGTTCAGAGGTTCGATCCATCTTCACCAGTGGATACCATTGGTTTCTTCATTGCAAAATTTAATGTCGGAGAGAAAGAGGACTAA
- the LOC101775990 gene encoding putative methyltransferase NSUN6 isoform X2 has product MDSSSSSPSPSAAPPAAVDAGRYTFSPKLRWQPEVEEYFAAAYGRDRFARISEALAHPSRYSCIRVNTLKSSTDTVMQKLMDLVCENGVSDGINGLEIVEQNGGDQSHERSSLIQKCPYAGLENVLFVQGSGPHVLHYNSQPDQSVKEIIVSRKCAESVLRGAQVYVPGVLACSSHVEKGDKVAVSVAVEQPVKDGGWAVGVTRGTVLQGLQTDAHYEERKGLYIGQGTAAMSRSGIFRVPHGIAVEMTERVYKLPSFNDVLEGEIFLQNLPSVVAACVLDPQPGERILDMCAAPGGKTTAIAILMRDKGEVVALDRSHNKVMDILKLASEMDLNCIKAYKLDALKSVRKTDEATVVGMADGHCEAIKTLAEDSDPCHATVDDRATNVVEDSSTTTVAQSEQPFLIDGKNPESKRYVSKAELRKNLRRMKNGPGRNNCSGGRVEKSKGFFPNSFDRVLLDAPCSALGLRPRLFAGEETLESLKTHARYQRRMFDQAVKLVRPGGVIVYSTCTINPGENEALVRYALDTYKFLSLASQNPKVGGPGIVGSYELFNKTYTEEWLTEHEAELVQRFDPSSPVDTIGFFIAKFNVGEKED; this is encoded by the exons ATGgactcgtcgtcctcctccccctctccctcggcggcgccgccggccgccgtcgacgcGGGGCGGTACACGTTCAGCCCGAAGCTGCGGTGGCAGCCGGAAGTGGAGGAGTACTTCGCCGCCGCGTACGGACGGGACCGATTCGCCCGCATCTCCGAGGCCCTCGC GCATCCTTCTCGTTATTCTTGTATTCGTGTCAATACTCTCAAGTCTTCCACTGATACTGTCATGCAAAAACTTATGGACCTAGTATGCGAAAATGGGGTCTCTGATGGAATCAATGGCTTGGAGATTGTTGAGCAGAATGGCGGAGACCAATCACATGAACGGAGCTCTCTAATCCAGAAGTGCCCCTATGCTGGCCTTGAAAATGTTTTGTTTGTTCAGGGATCAGGACCACATGTGTTGCATTATAATAGCCAACCAGACCAATCTGTTAAGGAAATAATTGTAAGTCGAAAATGTGCAGAGTCAGTTCTTCGAGGTGCCCAG GTGTATGTCCCTGGTGTTTTAGCCTGTAGTTCACATGTTGAAAAGGGCGATAAGGTTGCTGTGTCAGTTGCTGTTGAGCAGCCAGTCAAGGATGGTGGTTGGGCTGTGGGTGTAACACGAGGAACCGTTTTACAGGGATTGCAGACAG ATGCACAttatgaagaaagaaaaggctTGTACATTGGTCAAGGGACTGCTGCAATGTCAAGATCTGGAATATTTCGTGTTCCTCATGGGATTGCAGTAGAGATGACTGAGAGGGTATACAAGCTCCCATCTTTCAATG ATGTGCTTGAAGGGGAGATATTTCTTCAAAATTTACCAAGTGTTGTGGCTGCTTGTGTTCTTG ATCCCCAGCCGGGAGAGCGAATACTAGATATGTGTGCAGCTCCAGGAGGAAAAACAACAGCAATTGCTATCCTTATGAGGGATAAAGGAGAAGTTGTTGCCCTTGATAGATCTCACAATAAG GTGATGGATATTCTGAAGTTGGCTTCAGAGATGGACTTGAATTGTATTAAAGCTTATAAACTTGATGCCCTCAAATCTGTACGGAAGACTGATGAGGCAACAGTTGTTGGCATGGCTGATGGTCACTGTGAAGCAATTAAGACATTGGCTGAGGACTCTGACCCTTGCCATGCCACAGTAGATGACAGAGCTACTAATGTAGTTGAAGACAGCTCAACAACAACAGTGGCGCAGTCTG AACAACCTTTTCTGATAGATGGCAAAAACCCAGAATCCAAAAGATATGTTAGTAAGGCAGAACTAAGGAAGAATTTAAGGCGGATGAAGAATGGACCAGGAAGAAATAATTGCTCTGGTGGTAGAGTTGAGAAGTCAAAGGGATTTTTTCCTAATAGCTTTGATCGAGTCCTCCTTGATGCTCCATGCTCTGCACTTGGCTTGAGACCTCGGCTCTTTGCTGGTGAG GAAACTCTAGAGTCGCTGAAAACTCATGCAAGGTATCAGAGGAGAATGTTTGATCAAGCTGTCAAGCTAGTTCGCCCAGGTGGGGTGATTGTTTATTCCAC GTGTACTATAAATCCTGGAGAGAATGAGGCCTTGGTGAGATATGCATTGGATACCTACAAATTTCTGTCACTGGCATCACAG AACCCAAAAGTTGGAGGGCCTGGTATTGTTGGTTCATATGAGCTATTCAACAAGACATATACCGA GGAATGGTTGACAGAGCATGAAGCTGAACTTGTTCAGAGGTTCGATCCATCTTCACCAGTGGATACCATTGGTTTCTTCATTGCAAAATTTAATGTCGGAGAGAAAGAGGACTAA
- the LOC101775990 gene encoding putative methyltransferase NSUN6 isoform X1 has product MDSSSSSPSPSAAPPAAVDAGRYTFSPKLRWQPEVEEYFAAAYGRDRFARISEALAHPSRYSCIRVNTLKSSTDTVMQKLMDLVCENGVSDGINGLEIVEQNGGDQSHERSSLIQKCPYAGLENVLFVQGSGPHVLHYNSQPDQSVKEIIVSRKCAESVLRGAQVYVPGVLACSSHVEKGDKVAVSVAVEQPVKDGGWAVGVTRGTVLQGLQTDAHYEERKGLYIGQGTAAMSRSGIFRVPHGIAVEMTERVYKLPSFNDVLEGEIFLQNLPSVVAACVLDPQPGERILDMCAAPGGKTTAIAILMRDKGEVVALDRSHNKVMDILKLASEMDLNCIKAYKLDALKSVRKTDEATVVGMADGHCEAIKTLAEDSDPCHATVDDRATNVVEDSSTTTVAQSETEQPFLIDGKNPESKRYVSKAELRKNLRRMKNGPGRNNCSGGRVEKSKGFFPNSFDRVLLDAPCSALGLRPRLFAGEETLESLKTHARYQRRMFDQAVKLVRPGGVIVYSTCTINPGENEALVRYALDTYKFLSLASQNPKVGGPGIVGSYELFNKTYTEEWLTEHEAELVQRFDPSSPVDTIGFFIAKFNVGEKED; this is encoded by the exons ATGgactcgtcgtcctcctccccctctccctcggcggcgccgccggccgccgtcgacgcGGGGCGGTACACGTTCAGCCCGAAGCTGCGGTGGCAGCCGGAAGTGGAGGAGTACTTCGCCGCCGCGTACGGACGGGACCGATTCGCCCGCATCTCCGAGGCCCTCGC GCATCCTTCTCGTTATTCTTGTATTCGTGTCAATACTCTCAAGTCTTCCACTGATACTGTCATGCAAAAACTTATGGACCTAGTATGCGAAAATGGGGTCTCTGATGGAATCAATGGCTTGGAGATTGTTGAGCAGAATGGCGGAGACCAATCACATGAACGGAGCTCTCTAATCCAGAAGTGCCCCTATGCTGGCCTTGAAAATGTTTTGTTTGTTCAGGGATCAGGACCACATGTGTTGCATTATAATAGCCAACCAGACCAATCTGTTAAGGAAATAATTGTAAGTCGAAAATGTGCAGAGTCAGTTCTTCGAGGTGCCCAG GTGTATGTCCCTGGTGTTTTAGCCTGTAGTTCACATGTTGAAAAGGGCGATAAGGTTGCTGTGTCAGTTGCTGTTGAGCAGCCAGTCAAGGATGGTGGTTGGGCTGTGGGTGTAACACGAGGAACCGTTTTACAGGGATTGCAGACAG ATGCACAttatgaagaaagaaaaggctTGTACATTGGTCAAGGGACTGCTGCAATGTCAAGATCTGGAATATTTCGTGTTCCTCATGGGATTGCAGTAGAGATGACTGAGAGGGTATACAAGCTCCCATCTTTCAATG ATGTGCTTGAAGGGGAGATATTTCTTCAAAATTTACCAAGTGTTGTGGCTGCTTGTGTTCTTG ATCCCCAGCCGGGAGAGCGAATACTAGATATGTGTGCAGCTCCAGGAGGAAAAACAACAGCAATTGCTATCCTTATGAGGGATAAAGGAGAAGTTGTTGCCCTTGATAGATCTCACAATAAG GTGATGGATATTCTGAAGTTGGCTTCAGAGATGGACTTGAATTGTATTAAAGCTTATAAACTTGATGCCCTCAAATCTGTACGGAAGACTGATGAGGCAACAGTTGTTGGCATGGCTGATGGTCACTGTGAAGCAATTAAGACATTGGCTGAGGACTCTGACCCTTGCCATGCCACAGTAGATGACAGAGCTACTAATGTAGTTGAAGACAGCTCAACAACAACAGTGGCGCAGTCTG AAACAGAACAACCTTTTCTGATAGATGGCAAAAACCCAGAATCCAAAAGATATGTTAGTAAGGCAGAACTAAGGAAGAATTTAAGGCGGATGAAGAATGGACCAGGAAGAAATAATTGCTCTGGTGGTAGAGTTGAGAAGTCAAAGGGATTTTTTCCTAATAGCTTTGATCGAGTCCTCCTTGATGCTCCATGCTCTGCACTTGGCTTGAGACCTCGGCTCTTTGCTGGTGAG GAAACTCTAGAGTCGCTGAAAACTCATGCAAGGTATCAGAGGAGAATGTTTGATCAAGCTGTCAAGCTAGTTCGCCCAGGTGGGGTGATTGTTTATTCCAC GTGTACTATAAATCCTGGAGAGAATGAGGCCTTGGTGAGATATGCATTGGATACCTACAAATTTCTGTCACTGGCATCACAG AACCCAAAAGTTGGAGGGCCTGGTATTGTTGGTTCATATGAGCTATTCAACAAGACATATACCGA GGAATGGTTGACAGAGCATGAAGCTGAACTTGTTCAGAGGTTCGATCCATCTTCACCAGTGGATACCATTGGTTTCTTCATTGCAAAATTTAATGTCGGAGAGAAAGAGGACTAA